GCGTCGGCCGGCCTGTCCGCGCTCAAGGTGCTGCAGATGGCAACGTCGGCGGCGGCGCGGTTCTTCGGACGCGAGCGCACGCACGGCAGGGTGGATGCCGGCTACCACGCGGACTTCGTTCTGCTCGGGCGGGATCCGCTGTCCGGCCACGCCGCTCTGCACGACATCGTCGGTGTGGCTAGGGCTGGAAACTATTGGGACCGTGCCGAATTGAACGCCATACTGTCCCGCGTCGAAGCCAATCCACGCGCACGCTGATTGCCCGAGGGCGCTAACGGATGGGCAGGCCGGTCAGCGCCCGCGAAATCACCAGGCGCTGAATCTCGCTGGTTCCCTCGAAGATCGTGAAGATCTTCGCGTCCCGGTGCATTCGCTCCACGGGGTAGTCGCGGGTATACCCGTTGCCGCCCAGGATCTGGATGGCCTCGTCGGTGACGTAGACGGCGGTTTCGCTGGCCACCAGCTTGGCCATCGAGCCCTCGGCCGAGTCGAAGCTCTGGTTGTTGCGCGCCATCCAGCCGGCCCGCCACACCAGCAGGCGGGCCGCGTCGATGCGGCTTTTCATGTCCGCCAGCTTGAACGCCACGGCCTGGAATTCGCCAATCTTGCGACCGAATTGCTCACGCTGGCAGGCATAGTCGAGGGCGTATTCGTAGGCGGCGCGGGCCACCCCGACGGCCATCGCGCCGACCGTGGGCCGGGTGCGCTCGAAGGTTTTCATCGCCGCCTGACCACCCAGGGAGGCCCCGGATTTCGCGCGAGCGATGCGCGCTTCGAACTTTTCGCGGCCGCCGAGAATGAAGTCCTCGGGCAGGCGGACGTTGTCGAGGACCACCTCGGCGGTGTGCGACGCGCGGATCCCGTGCTTCTTGAATTTCTGCCCCTGAGCCAGACCCTTGGTGCCCGAGGGGACGACGAACGTGGCCTGGCCGCGGGTGCCGAGCTCGGGATAGACCGATGCCACCACGATGTGCAGGTTGGCGATACCGCCGTTGGTCGCCCAGGTCTTGGTGCCGTTGAGAATCCATTCACCGGCGGCTTCGTCATAGCGCGCACGCGTGCGGATCGCCCCGACATCAGAACCCGCGTCGGGCTCGGACGAACAGAACGCGCCGAGCTTGGGGTCGCCGGGCGTACCAAACATCTCCGGAAGCCAGCGGCCTAACTGTTCGGGAGTCCCGTTGCCCGCCAACGCCGCTGCGGCCAGCCCGGTGCCCATGATGGACAGCGCGATACCGGCGTCACCCCAGAACATCTCCTCGAACGCGGCAAGCATGCCCAGTCCCGTCGGCTCCGTGGCCTGTTGCGCGAAAAAATCGGGCGAGTACAGACCCACCTTGGCGGCCTCCTGGATCACGGGCCACGGAGTCTCCTCTCGCTCATCCCATTCCGACGCGGCGGGACGGATGACCTCGACCGCGAACTTGTGCACCCAATCGCGCACCTCGATCACGTCGTCGGTCAGTTGCAGTGAAAACGTCACGGCTTTGCTCCTGAAATCGGTGTCAATGGTTTTCGGGGTTCCGGTAGTGCGCGAGGACGCTGAGCGTCTGGTTGACCCACGCCTCGAAGTAGCGGTCTTCGTCGACGTTGCCGGGCAGGCGGCCGGTCAGCGCTTGCAGCGTCGCGGCATAAGACAACGACGCGATTGCCACGGCCGCGGTCGCCTCCGGATCGGGAATGTGGGTGCGGCCGGAACGATTGGACGCGGCCAGCTCGTCGGCGAAGCGCTGATAGGCGTTGTCGGTGATGACCTGCCACGTCTTCTCGTCGAGGTCGCCGAGCTCGTCGGGCTCGCGCAGCATGACCTTGAGCAATTCCTCGCCCTGCTTCAGGTTGTCCCAGATCAGCCGGCCCGCGGTGCGAACCGCCTGCTCGACACCGCTCGGCTCGCCGGCGTCGTACTCCTCCCGAGCGGCCACGATGCTGTCGATCCGGTGCGCAACGGCGGCCTCCAACAGCTCACGCTTGGAACCGAAATGCTTGTAGAGCGCCCCCGACCCGGGCGCCAGGCCGGACGCTCGCTGGATGTCGGCCACCGACGTCGCCGCGTACCCCTTGGCGGCAAACAGCTTCAACGCCGCCGCAAGCAGCCGATCGCGCCCCGATGAGTACACGGTGAGAGAGTAGTCACTCACCTGAGGCGAAGGCAAATGGACGCCCGGTAGTCACCGCCTTGGACATATCGCGACCTCGTCTACTCTGGGTCTGCCATGAAAGTTCCCGGTGCTTTCGTGGGGATCCGCCACGTCGGCTTGGCCGTGTGAGCTCACTAAGGGAGCCTGATATTCGCGTGTTCCGGCATATACAACTGCCGATGCGGGTGCTGTCGCTGCGCACCATTGTCATCGTCGCGCAACTAGGGGTGATTGCCTTCGCCGTCGCTCTGGCCGCATGGGTGTGGATCGGCGTCACCAACGATCAGTACAGCCAGCTCGACCGTCGGCTGGATTCGGTGAGCAGCCTGGGCGATATCAACACGCTGATCAACGGCACGCAGCTCACCAACCCGGATCGGCCCATGCCGGACGGCAACCTGGTGCGCACCGCGCGCATCGCGGGAGTGACCGTTTCCGTGCCCGGCAACATCGTTCTGCCGCAACTGCCGAACGGGTACGCGAACACCACCATCGACGGCGTGCAATACCGGGTCCGGACCTTCACCGCGGGTCCGGCCTCGATCGCGCTCGCGGCGCCGTTGGCGGAAGCTCAACATCGGATCAACGAATTACACCTTCGGGTGCTATTGATCTGTGGCTGCGTCATCGGCGGCACGGTGCTCGTCGGCTGGGTGATCTCGCTGATCATGGTCAATCCGTTCCTGCTGCTGGCCCAGCAGGCACGCGCCATCAACGCTCAGTCCAGCCCCGACGAGGTCCAGGTCCGCGGCGTGCGTGAGGCCGTGGAGATCGCCGAAGCGGTCGAGGGCATGCTGGCCCGCATCGGCAACGAGCAGCAGCGCACCAAGGCGGCGCTCGAGTCGGCCCGCGACTTCGCCGCCGTCGCCTCACACGAGCTGCGCACGCCGTTGACGGCGATGCGCACCAATTTAGAGGTGTTGTCCACCTTGGAATTACCGCCCGAGCAGCGCCAAGAGGTGATCGGCGATGTGATACGCACCCAGAGCCGGATCGAAGCGACACTGACGGCACTGGAACGGCTGGCGCAGGGGGAGCTGACCACCGTCGACGATTTCGTCCCCTTCGACATCACCGAGCTCTTGGATCGTGCCGCCCAC
The nucleotide sequence above comes from Mycobacterium malmoense. Encoded proteins:
- a CDS encoding TetR/AcrR family transcriptional regulator, translated to MYSSGRDRLLAAALKLFAAKGYAATSVADIQRASGLAPGSGALYKHFGSKRELLEAAVAHRIDSIVAAREEYDAGEPSGVEQAVRTAGRLIWDNLKQGEELLKVMLREPDELGDLDEKTWQVITDNAYQRFADELAASNRSGRTHIPDPEATAAVAIASLSYAATLQALTGRLPGNVDEDRYFEAWVNQTLSVLAHYRNPENH
- a CDS encoding acyl-CoA dehydrogenase family protein, yielding MTFSLQLTDDVIEVRDWVHKFAVEVIRPAASEWDEREETPWPVIQEAAKVGLYSPDFFAQQATEPTGLGMLAAFEEMFWGDAGIALSIMGTGLAAAALAGNGTPEQLGRWLPEMFGTPGDPKLGAFCSSEPDAGSDVGAIRTRARYDEAAGEWILNGTKTWATNGGIANLHIVVASVYPELGTRGQATFVVPSGTKGLAQGQKFKKHGIRASHTAEVVLDNVRLPEDFILGGREKFEARIARAKSGASLGGQAAMKTFERTRPTVGAMAVGVARAAYEYALDYACQREQFGRKIGEFQAVAFKLADMKSRIDAARLLVWRAGWMARNNQSFDSAEGSMAKLVASETAVYVTDEAIQILGGNGYTRDYPVERMHRDAKIFTIFEGTSEIQRLVISRALTGLPIR
- a CDS encoding sensor histidine kinase → MRVLSLRTIVIVAQLGVIAFAVALAAWVWIGVTNDQYSQLDRRLDSVSSLGDINTLINGTQLTNPDRPMPDGNLVRTARIAGVTVSVPGNIVLPQLPNGYANTTIDGVQYRVRTFTAGPASIALAAPLAEAQHRINELHLRVLLICGCVIGGTVLVGWVISLIMVNPFLLLAQQARAINAQSSPDEVQVRGVREAVEIAEAVEGMLARIGNEQQRTKAALESARDFAAVASHELRTPLTAMRTNLEVLSTLELPPEQRQEVIGDVIRTQSRIEATLTALERLAQGELTTVDDFVPFDITELLDRAAHDALRIYPGVEVKLVPSPTVLMVGLPTGLRLVIDNAIANAVKHGSATEIRLNVASSGEGVEIAIDDDGSGVPEAERAAVFERFSRGSTASRSGSGLGLALVAQQAELHGGTASLHASPLGGTRLLLQLAGDGRGPA